One Oscillospiraceae bacterium genomic region harbors:
- a CDS encoding radical SAM protein, producing the protein MQLPNPCTLCPRACRADRAHGQRGFCGADGTLRVARAALHHWEEPCLSGDPNAATGSGTVFFSNCALRCCYCQNYPISQGDVGKEITVERLTEIFLELQKGGAKNLNLVTATQYLPWVLPALDAARAAGFALPVVYNTGGYETLETVKALADYVDIWLADVKYANPDLAAELSAARDYPAVAEAALRQMLRQTGAPVYDDDGYLQKGVIVRHLALPGHTDDSFAVLALLARIRDEEGVPFIPSLMSQFTPFYKAAEHNLGRRITTYEYRKVIDEAVRLGLTDGYMQEKSSAREEYTPPFDLEGV; encoded by the coding sequence ATGCAGCTGCCGAATCCTTGTACCCTTTGCCCCCGTGCCTGCCGGGCGGACCGCGCCCACGGGCAGCGGGGTTTCTGTGGGGCCGACGGCACTTTGCGGGTGGCCCGCGCCGCCCTGCACCACTGGGAGGAGCCGTGCCTGAGCGGCGACCCCAACGCCGCCACCGGCAGCGGTACGGTGTTTTTTTCCAACTGCGCGCTGCGGTGCTGCTACTGCCAGAACTATCCCATCAGCCAGGGCGATGTGGGCAAAGAAATTACCGTGGAGCGGCTAACGGAAATCTTTCTTGAGCTGCAAAAGGGCGGCGCGAAAAACTTAAACCTTGTCACCGCCACCCAATACCTGCCCTGGGTGCTGCCCGCGCTGGATGCCGCACGGGCGGCAGGTTTTGCCCTGCCGGTCGTCTACAATACCGGCGGGTATGAGACGTTGGAGACCGTCAAGGCACTGGCTGACTACGTAGATATTTGGCTGGCCGATGTAAAATATGCCAACCCGGACCTGGCGGCCGAGCTTTCCGCCGCACGGGATTATCCCGCCGTGGCCGAAGCCGCCCTGCGGCAGATGCTGCGCCAGACCGGTGCGCCAGTGTACGATGACGACGGCTACCTGCAAAAGGGCGTCATCGTGCGGCACCTGGCCCTGCCCGGCCACACTGACGACAGCTTTGCCGTGCTGGCGCTGCTGGCCCGCATCCGGGACGAGGAGGGCGTGCCTTTCATTCCCAGCCTGATGAGCCAGTTCACGCCGTTTTATAAGGCGGCCGAACATAATTTGGGGCGGCGCATCACGACCTACGAGTACCGCAAGGTCATCGACGAGGCGGTGCGCCTGGGCCTGACCGACGGCTACATGCAGGAGAAAAGCAGTGCTCGGGAAGAATACACCCCGCCCTTTGACCTGGAGGGCGTGTGA
- a CDS encoding NYN domain-containing protein, with the protein MQDLKLAILIDADNISPKYVKVILDEAASFGVAACKRIYGDWSDVRLKSWKDALLNNSIIPIQQYSYTTGKNATDSAMIIDAMDLLYSGNLDGFCIVSSDSDFTRLAARLREAGKLVIGMGESKALGPFVKACDQFKYLDLILDHGEADSAPAVPAAEAGARAAAGDDTAINRESIGRIIDGMIDEMDDGTGWVRTSRVGDQLIKRYPDFDVRNFGSKSLNKFLASLPELEVEERILANGNPIQFVHMRPAPAPKKAARKTTTKRRTTRKSK; encoded by the coding sequence ATGCAGGACCTGAAACTTGCGATTCTCATTGACGCGGACAACATCTCGCCGAAATATGTAAAGGTGATTTTGGACGAAGCAGCGTCCTTTGGCGTGGCTGCCTGCAAGCGCATCTATGGCGACTGGTCGGACGTGCGGCTGAAAAGCTGGAAAGATGCTTTGCTGAACAACTCCATCATCCCCATCCAGCAGTACAGCTACACCACCGGCAAAAACGCCACCGACTCGGCCATGATCATCGATGCTATGGACCTTTTGTACAGCGGCAACCTGGATGGGTTCTGCATCGTGTCCTCGGACAGTGACTTCACCCGCCTGGCCGCCCGTCTGCGGGAGGCCGGCAAGCTGGTCATCGGCATGGGCGAGAGCAAGGCTCTCGGTCCCTTTGTCAAAGCCTGCGACCAGTTCAAGTATCTGGACCTGATTCTGGACCATGGCGAGGCCGACAGCGCCCCGGCGGTGCCTGCCGCTGAAGCCGGTGCCCGCGCCGCCGCAGGGGACGATACCGCCATCAATCGCGAATCCATCGGCCGCATCATCGACGGCATGATCGATGAGATGGACGACGGCACCGGTTGGGTGCGCACCTCCCGCGTGGGCGACCAGCTCATCAAGCGTTATCCGGACTTTGATGTGCGCAACTTCGGCTCCAAGAGCCTGAACAAGTTCCTGGCATCCCTGCCGGAACTGGAAGTGGAAGAGCGCATTTTGGCCAATGGCAATCCGATCCAGTTCGTCCACATGCGCCCGGCCCCCGCGCCGAAAAAAGCGGCACGGAAAACGACCACCAAACGGCGGACGACAAGGAAAAGTAAATAA
- a CDS encoding class I SAM-dependent RNA methyltransferase, translating to MPTLYTMVAPCFFGTESTLNFEVKRLGAQNIQVTDGRVAFQGGADIIAAANLNLRTAERVLLLLATYKATTFDELFDGCYNIAWEELLPADAAFPVKGSSLSSQLSSVPACQSIVKKAIVKRLMAGHKTSTLPEIGALYKVRFALRKDTVEIYLDTSGDGLHKRGYRKNATLAPIKETLAAAIADLGRVRRDSLVQDPFCGSGTLVIESAQKALNLAPGLRRRFAAEHFDFVPASIWAEQRQKALSEVRTDAAFEGIGYDIDPAAVALANANAKLAGVGERCRFEVADVKDFTAADAATVLTNPPYGERLGDAGEAAALAKTLGQVWQRHPAQGLYAITADADFEQHFGKKAARRRKIYNGMIPCQLYMYFEQPKREKR from the coding sequence ATGCCTACACTGTATACCATGGTGGCGCCGTGCTTTTTCGGCACCGAATCCACGCTGAACTTTGAGGTCAAGCGCCTGGGTGCCCAGAACATCCAGGTCACCGACGGCCGCGTGGCGTTCCAAGGCGGGGCCGACATCATCGCCGCCGCTAACCTGAACCTGCGCACCGCCGAGCGTGTGCTGCTGCTGCTGGCTACCTACAAGGCCACCACCTTTGATGAACTGTTCGACGGCTGCTACAACATCGCCTGGGAAGAACTGCTGCCTGCCGACGCGGCCTTCCCGGTCAAGGGCTCCAGCCTGTCCAGCCAGCTTTCCAGCGTGCCCGCCTGCCAGAGCATCGTAAAAAAGGCCATTGTCAAGCGCCTGATGGCCGGCCACAAGACCAGCACCCTGCCGGAAATCGGCGCACTGTACAAGGTACGCTTTGCCCTGCGCAAGGATACCGTGGAGATCTACCTCGATACCTCCGGCGACGGCCTGCACAAGCGCGGCTACCGCAAAAACGCCACGCTGGCCCCCATCAAGGAGACGCTGGCCGCTGCCATTGCCGACCTGGGCCGCGTGCGCCGCGACAGTCTGGTGCAGGACCCGTTCTGCGGCTCCGGCACGCTGGTCATCGAGTCTGCCCAGAAAGCGCTGAACCTGGCCCCCGGCCTGCGCCGCCGCTTTGCCGCCGAGCATTTCGACTTTGTGCCCGCGTCTATTTGGGCCGAGCAGCGCCAGAAAGCTCTGTCCGAGGTGCGCACCGATGCCGCCTTTGAGGGCATCGGCTACGACATCGACCCCGCCGCTGTGGCCCTGGCTAACGCTAACGCCAAGCTGGCCGGCGTGGGGGAGCGCTGCCGCTTTGAGGTGGCCGACGTCAAGGACTTTACCGCCGCCGACGCCGCCACCGTGCTGACCAACCCGCCCTATGGCGAGCGCCTGGGCGACGCGGGCGAAGCCGCCGCCCTGGCCAAAACGCTGGGCCAGGTCTGGCAGCGCCACCCGGCGCAGGGGTTGTATGCCATCACCGCCGATGCTGACTTTGAGCAGCATTTTGGCAAAAAGGCCGCCCGCCGCCGCAAAATATACAACGGTATGATCCCGTGCCAGCTGTATATGTACTTTGAGCAGCCCAAGCGCGAGAAGAGGTAA
- a CDS encoding S1 RNA-binding domain-containing protein yields MALQVGDIVEGKVTGIKPFGAFVSLPEGKTGLVHISEVSYEFVQDLSAVLSDGQTVQVKVLSIAPDGKIALSIKRTQPAPERGHRPQGGGNGGPRPNQPRQKREEKPRVWQPKPQAPQGEMSFEDMMARYKSRSEEKIADLKRVTENHRGGYSRRRG; encoded by the coding sequence TTGGCATTACAAGTTGGGGATATTGTCGAGGGGAAGGTCACCGGCATCAAGCCTTTCGGCGCATTTGTTTCTCTGCCCGAGGGCAAGACGGGTCTTGTTCATATTTCTGAGGTTTCGTATGAGTTCGTGCAGGATCTTTCTGCCGTGCTGAGCGATGGGCAGACTGTGCAGGTCAAGGTGCTTTCCATTGCACCGGACGGCAAGATCGCGCTTTCCATCAAGCGCACGCAGCCCGCACCGGAGCGCGGCCATCGCCCCCAGGGCGGCGGCAATGGCGGCCCGCGCCCGAACCAGCCGCGCCAGAAGCGCGAGGAGAAGCCCCGCGTCTGGCAGCCCAAGCCCCAGGCACCCCAGGGCGAGATGAGCTTTGAGGATATGATGGCCCGCTATAAATCCCGCAGCGAGGAAAAGATCGCCGACCTCAAGCGCGTGACCGAAAACCATCGCGGGGGCTATTCCCGCCGCCGCGGCTGA
- a CDS encoding septum formation initiator family protein, which produces MKKRKGLLPGWLVPLAFVALCGYLFFLLIQYQVSIASKQQELQSLQDQLTAQETTNAELSSTLDQGDSAIIERYAREQGYVRPNERVFVDISGK; this is translated from the coding sequence ATGAAAAAGCGAAAAGGACTGCTTCCCGGCTGGCTGGTGCCCCTTGCTTTTGTGGCGCTTTGCGGCTACCTGTTTTTCCTGCTGATCCAGTACCAGGTGTCTATTGCCTCCAAACAGCAGGAGCTGCAAAGCCTGCAGGACCAGCTTACAGCCCAGGAAACCACCAATGCCGAGTTGTCCAGCACGCTGGACCAGGGCGACAGCGCCATTATTGAGCGCTACGCCCGCGAGCAGGGCTATGTGCGCCCGAACGAGCGCGTGTTTGTGGACATCAGCGGCAAATAA
- a CDS encoding sporulation protein YabP, with the protein MPMQETRQESKTVPLHQPAAPAGPAQTANTPRSHSLALKDRSRLALTGVTRIISCDENAAVLETPLGNLTVGGQGLQVSELSVASGQVQLSGKIEYLQYAENRQSGGSLLARLFR; encoded by the coding sequence ATGCCCATGCAGGAGACCAGGCAGGAAAGCAAGACCGTACCGCTGCACCAGCCCGCCGCCCCGGCAGGCCCGGCGCAAACTGCAAATACACCCCGCAGCCATAGCCTGGCGCTGAAAGACCGCAGCCGTTTAGCGCTTACCGGCGTTACCCGCATCATCAGCTGTGATGAAAACGCTGCCGTGCTGGAAACGCCGCTGGGCAACCTGACGGTGGGCGGGCAAGGCCTGCAGGTCAGCGAACTTTCGGTGGCCAGCGGCCAGGTACAGCTTTCCGGCAAGATCGAGTATCTGCAGTATGCCGAGAACCGCCAATCCGGCGGCAGCCTACTGGCTAGGCTTTTCCGCTGA
- a CDS encoding RNA-binding S4 domain-containing protein: MRLDKYLKVSRLIKRRTLANEVADAGRVMVNDKPAKASYAVKVGDVIEITFGNRPVKVRVLAVEEPKGKDVARELFEVIE, from the coding sequence ATGCGTTTGGACAAATACTTAAAGGTCAGCCGCCTGATCAAGCGGCGTACCCTGGCCAACGAGGTCGCCGATGCCGGCCGCGTGATGGTCAACGATAAGCCTGCCAAGGCCAGCTATGCCGTCAAAGTCGGTGATGTCATCGAGATCACCTTCGGCAACCGCCCTGTCAAAGTGCGGGTGCTGGCCGTCGAGGAGCCGAAAGGCAAGGATGTCGCCCGCGAATTGTTTGAGGTCATCGAGTAA
- a CDS encoding HU family DNA-binding protein — MTKVELIAAVAEKANLTKKDAEAAVNGALDVITESLKGGDKVTLVGFGTFEVRERPERKGRNPQTGAEITIEASKLPAFKAGKALKDAVQ, encoded by the coding sequence ATGACGAAAGTTGAACTGATCGCCGCTGTTGCGGAAAAAGCAAATCTGACCAAGAAGGATGCCGAGGCTGCTGTCAACGGCGCTCTCGATGTCATCACCGAGTCCCTGAAGGGCGGCGACAAGGTCACCCTGGTTGGCTTTGGCACTTTCGAGGTCCGCGAGCGCCCCGAGCGCAAGGGCCGCAACCCCCAGACTGGTGCCGAGATCACCATCGAGGCTTCCAAGCTGCCCGCATTCAAGGCTGGCAAGGCCCTGAAGGACGCTGTTCAGTAA
- a CDS encoding MazG family protein, whose protein sequence is MPMNAYPQKEHYTADDLLAILAILRDPENGCPWDKVQTHTSIRMNFLEEAYEAVDAIDLDDPELLCEELGDVLMQVGFHTQIEQEAGRFTWQQVCDGVCRKLIDRHPHIFGGDTSIKDWDALKNKEKGRVTLQDDLDSVPKALPALMRAAKLQKRAARGGVTVTTDPAELETLARRVEAGDNAEAALGELLFKTAALARLAGLDPEQALQKANAAFTAATHQL, encoded by the coding sequence ATGCCTATGAACGCCTACCCGCAAAAAGAGCATTATACCGCCGACGACCTGCTGGCCATCCTGGCGATCCTGCGCGACCCGGAAAACGGCTGCCCCTGGGATAAGGTGCAGACCCACACATCCATCCGCATGAATTTCCTGGAGGAAGCCTACGAGGCCGTGGACGCCATCGACCTGGACGACCCCGAACTGTTGTGCGAGGAACTGGGCGATGTGCTGATGCAGGTGGGTTTCCATACCCAGATCGAGCAGGAGGCAGGCCGCTTTACCTGGCAGCAGGTCTGTGACGGCGTCTGCCGTAAGCTGATTGACCGCCACCCGCATATTTTTGGCGGTGACACCAGTATAAAAGACTGGGATGCGCTCAAGAATAAGGAAAAGGGCCGTGTGACCCTGCAGGACGACCTGGACAGCGTGCCTAAAGCCCTGCCCGCCCTGATGCGCGCCGCCAAGCTGCAAAAGAGGGCTGCCCGCGGCGGGGTGACCGTCACCACCGACCCGGCAGAACTGGAGACCCTGGCCCGCCGGGTAGAAGCAGGGGACAACGCCGAAGCCGCACTGGGTGAGCTGCTGTTTAAAACCGCCGCCCTGGCCCGTCTGGCTGGCCTGGACCCCGAGCAGGCGCTGCAAAAGGCCAACGCCGCCTTTACCGCAGCCACGCACCAACTGTAA
- a CDS encoding zinc ribbon domain-containing protein: MFELDIDMLKEQGIQLFDTAKKTAQDIADKGKNQLELLNQQARLSKAQRQLGALVYSLHKAGEENQPLVDKYIDAVAEVEKSIEELKANMTPEECAACEAEEEEQIIEDEPATGEEAAEEEIEEEPIKLRGETKICPVCKAEVDGDALFCNHCGAQL, from the coding sequence ATGTTTGAACTCGATATTGATATGCTGAAAGAGCAGGGCATCCAGCTCTTCGACACTGCCAAAAAGACCGCCCAGGACATTGCTGATAAGGGCAAAAACCAGCTCGAGCTGCTGAACCAGCAGGCACGCCTGTCCAAGGCACAGCGCCAGTTGGGTGCCCTGGTCTACAGCCTGCATAAGGCTGGCGAAGAAAACCAGCCCCTGGTTGATAAATACATCGACGCCGTGGCTGAGGTGGAAAAGTCCATCGAGGAGCTGAAAGCCAACATGACTCCCGAGGAGTGCGCCGCCTGCGAGGCTGAGGAAGAAGAGCAGATCATCGAGGATGAGCCTGCCACCGGGGAAGAAGCTGCCGAGGAAGAAATCGAGGAAGAGCCCATTAAGCTGCGCGGCGAGACCAAGATCTGCCCCGTCTGCAAGGCCGAGGTGGACGGCGACGCCCTCTTCTGCAACCATTGCGGCGCCCAGCTGTAA
- a CDS encoding nucleoside kinase, which translates to MRATQQRKRFVSRELVALAANQPQAFADYSEGQYRAQIESIADEVLSSGRHIVMLTGPSAAGKTTSAHKIADAIAARGCRSAVVSLDDFYAGAGRYPKHPDGTDDYESLGSLDLPVLQECLAKLHTEGVCKAPIFDFKIQQPNGTRTIDCRDGVVIIEGLHALNPALTERLPADAALCLYAGLREEYAAPDSTRCLATRDIRLARRLVRDCLFRGHGAAFTLGLWGKVCAGEDQYIKPFKPRADLLLDTTHTYEVCLWHALLDTMPPDEDLTVTQRRQLDTLRARFAAFPPLDTALVPADSMLREFIGA; encoded by the coding sequence ATGCGCGCTACACAACAACGTAAACGTTTCGTCAGCCGGGAGCTGGTCGCCCTGGCCGCCAACCAGCCCCAGGCCTTTGCCGATTACAGCGAGGGTCAGTACCGTGCCCAGATCGAGTCCATCGCCGACGAGGTGCTGTCCAGCGGGCGGCATATCGTGATGCTGACCGGTCCGTCTGCCGCCGGTAAGACAACCTCAGCCCACAAGATTGCCGATGCCATCGCTGCCCGCGGCTGCCGCAGCGCGGTGGTCAGCCTGGACGATTTCTATGCCGGCGCTGGCCGCTACCCCAAGCACCCAGACGGTACCGACGACTACGAGAGCCTGGGCTCGCTGGACCTGCCGGTGCTGCAGGAGTGCCTTGCCAAGCTGCACACCGAGGGCGTCTGCAAAGCGCCCATCTTTGACTTTAAAATTCAGCAGCCCAACGGCACCCGGACCATCGATTGCCGGGACGGCGTGGTCATCATCGAGGGACTGCATGCCCTGAATCCTGCCCTGACTGAGCGCCTACCCGCCGACGCCGCCCTGTGCCTGTACGCGGGTCTGCGGGAGGAGTATGCCGCCCCCGACAGCACCCGCTGCCTGGCCACCCGGGACATCCGCCTGGCCCGCCGTTTGGTGCGGGACTGCCTGTTCCGCGGCCACGGCGCCGCCTTTACGCTGGGCTTGTGGGGCAAAGTCTGCGCGGGCGAGGACCAGTACATCAAGCCCTTCAAGCCCCGCGCTGACCTGCTGCTGGATACCACCCACACCTATGAGGTCTGCCTGTGGCACGCCCTGCTGGACACCATGCCCCCGGACGAGGACCTGACCGTCACCCAGCGCCGCCAGCTTGATACGCTGCGGGCACGGTTTGCGGCTTTCCCGCCGCTGGATACCGCCCTGGTCCCGGCGGACAGCATGCTGCGGGAGTTTATTGGCGCATAA
- the hemZ gene encoding coproporphyrinogen dehydrogenase HemZ: protein MQIILRGPAAGYEAEHTARIFFPGAEKAENLPETEDFVLAESHEMTDLILVCKDGRLYWRTDLRSPEADPEYALCKLEFGLLKDLTGIDPPWGMMTGVRPVRIIHDLRAAGESEKAIAEKFLDHFACTPEKFKLALGIADLQRPVLDAADPMDCSIYAGIPFCPTRCSYCSFVSRTVGDKATRALVQPYVDKLCRELTAIRETTDRCGLRIRTFYIGGGTPTALSAAQLEQLMSHIARTFDLAALDEYTVEAGRPDCTDAEKLRIIKQYGATRISINPQTFSDEVLRNIGRRHTAQDIIDCFAAARAAGHTNINMDLIAGLPGDTVEGFTASLRQAIALDPENITVHTLTLKRASNLVVEHRAAAYDDVSAMLESCRELADVGYRPYYMYRQKGTLQNLENIGWAKPGCECLYNIYIMEEIHTILSAGAGGSTKLVIPGQRRGKIERIFNFKYPTEYIDRFEEILARKQGVEDFYARYTTT from the coding sequence ATGCAGATCATTTTACGCGGCCCCGCCGCCGGTTACGAAGCCGAGCATACGGCCCGTATCTTTTTCCCGGGCGCCGAAAAGGCGGAAAACTTGCCGGAAACCGAGGATTTCGTCCTGGCGGAAAGCCACGAAATGACCGACCTGATCCTTGTATGCAAGGACGGCCGCCTCTATTGGCGCACCGATCTGCGCAGCCCCGAAGCTGACCCCGAATATGCCCTGTGCAAGCTGGAATTCGGCCTGCTGAAAGACCTTACCGGTATCGACCCGCCCTGGGGCATGATGACCGGCGTGCGCCCGGTGCGCATCATCCACGACCTGCGAGCGGCGGGGGAGAGCGAGAAGGCTATCGCTGAAAAGTTCCTCGACCACTTCGCCTGCACGCCGGAAAAATTCAAGCTGGCGCTGGGCATTGCGGACTTGCAGCGCCCTGTGCTGGACGCCGCCGACCCCATGGATTGCAGCATCTATGCGGGCATCCCGTTCTGCCCCACCCGGTGCAGCTATTGCAGCTTTGTTTCCCGCACGGTGGGGGACAAAGCTACCCGCGCGCTGGTGCAGCCCTACGTGGACAAGCTGTGCAGGGAGTTGACCGCTATCCGCGAGACCACCGACCGCTGCGGCCTGCGCATCCGTACTTTCTATATCGGCGGCGGCACGCCTACGGCGCTTTCAGCGGCTCAGCTGGAACAGCTGATGAGCCATATTGCCCGCACCTTTGATTTGGCTGCTCTTGATGAATACACGGTGGAGGCAGGCCGTCCCGATTGCACCGATGCCGAAAAACTGCGTATCATCAAGCAGTATGGCGCAACCCGCATCTCCATCAACCCGCAGACTTTCTCCGATGAAGTTCTGCGCAATATCGGCCGCCGCCACACCGCGCAGGACATCATCGACTGTTTCGCTGCCGCCCGCGCCGCTGGCCACACCAACATCAACATGGACCTCATCGCGGGCCTGCCCGGCGATACGGTGGAGGGTTTCACCGCCAGCCTGCGCCAGGCCATCGCCCTGGACCCGGAGAACATCACCGTGCATACCCTGACGCTCAAGCGCGCCAGCAACCTGGTGGTGGAACACCGCGCCGCCGCATACGATGATGTATCCGCCATGTTGGAAAGCTGCCGCGAACTGGCCGACGTCGGCTACCGCCCATACTACATGTACCGCCAGAAAGGTACGCTGCAAAACCTGGAGAATATCGGCTGGGCCAAGCCCGGCTGCGAGTGCCTGTACAACATTTATATCATGGAAGAAATCCACACGATCCTGTCCGCCGGTGCGGGCGGCTCCACCAAGCTGGTCATCCCCGGCCAGCGCCGCGGCAAGATCGAGCGCATCTTCAACTTCAAGTATCCTACCGAATATATTGACCGCTTTGAGGAGATTCTCGCCCGTAAGCAGGGCGTGGAGGACTTTTATGCGCGCTACACAACAACGTAA
- a CDS encoding MBL fold metallo-hydrolase, whose protein sequence is MKIQHIHGLPPLYTNTFLITTDAGHGILIDAAAAPEAYLDALKAENATLTHILLTHGHYDHVGAVAALKQATGCTVYMDPVDAAGTQLLPLKSGQVDKNWPANNELNIDGLTFKIYHTPGHTQGSVVLNCGNLLFSGDTLFAGSCGRTDMPGGSMRQMQESLSLLANLPLGDDTQVLPGHESFSTLGQERRTNPYMDGGWAY, encoded by the coding sequence ATGAAAATTCAGCACATCCACGGCTTGCCGCCGCTGTATACCAATACCTTTCTCATCACCACCGACGCAGGGCATGGCATCCTCATCGATGCTGCCGCTGCGCCGGAGGCCTACCTGGATGCCTTGAAAGCCGAGAACGCCACCCTGACCCATATCCTGCTGACCCATGGCCACTACGACCATGTGGGGGCCGTGGCAGCGTTGAAACAGGCCACCGGCTGCACCGTCTATATGGACCCGGTGGACGCCGCCGGCACCCAGCTGCTGCCGTTGAAATCCGGGCAGGTGGACAAGAACTGGCCCGCCAATAACGAGTTGAACATTGACGGTTTAACATTTAAAATCTATCACACCCCCGGCCATACCCAGGGCAGTGTGGTGCTGAACTGTGGCAACCTGCTTTTCAGTGGTGATACGCTGTTTGCCGGCTCCTGCGGGCGTACCGATATGCCCGGCGGCAGCATGCGCCAGATGCAGGAAAGCCTGTCCTTGCTGGCCAACCTGCCTTTGGGCGACGACACCCAGGTCCTGCCGGGGCACGAGAGCTTCTCCACCCTCGGGCAGGAGCGCCGCACCAACCCCTACATGGACGGCGGCTGGGCCTACTAA